Part of the Triticum urartu cultivar G1812 chromosome 2, Tu2.1, whole genome shotgun sequence genome, GACTTCGTAACTGGTCTTGCATAACTAGAATAGGTGGCAATGGTGGCTCATATTCTCCAACCCAGCCACGTCCAAACCTCACTTCAGCGGGTAATGTCTGCTGAATACGCTCAGAAGCAATTCTCCAACCTTGGGCACCAAGTGAACCAGCAAAACGAGCCAAACTTCTTGCATAAGAGTGCTCAGCATGAAGTCCAACCTGTAAGGACGAAAAATCTAACCATGTGAACTAACCAGCAAAAGAAACTGTGAAGTATAAAAGTAGATTGGATTTAACCAGAGGTGTTCACATACACTTATCAGCTCTTTTGGCTCCGCACAGAAGGCATCAAATATTAGGTCAGAATCTGATGAAGGCTGGTCTTCATGTTCATGGTAAGTTTTTCGTCTAGTCTCATCTACCACAAATAACTTCTGGCTGGGCTTTGCTGAATAATCTCGTGCTGAAAAGCGAAGAAAAGAATAAGCATGTCAGTAGGGTTATATGAGCACTTGGTTATATGAGTAGTAATCAAATGAAATTCCTCCACCTGAAATGGAACTGCGAGATATTCATCTCAACCAAATTAGCAAGATATATAGGTCATCATTAAGCATTCTGAGTACCAAACTAATAATTCATCACCAGAATGACTCAGAGAAACCCCACATATACAGAACTGAAGAAAGAAGCATCGGGCATATTATAATTTCCTTTCAGTGGCCATCCTTTGTTTGCTGATCAATGCATTCTACTGACTTTACAAAGTTCAGACCTTTCATCTTCAAAACTGTAAGGCATAACCTCCCTATTACATAAAATAGTGTGGCTAGTAGGTATTTAACTAACGGAACAATTTAAGTAGATGAGCTGATTCAGAGAGGAAGATGATACCTGAAGTATCGTCAGTCTTCTCAGACCTGACCTCATCCACTGGAGAACTGATGTCTTTGTCGGAACACCCATCGGCTGCAGTAGATTCAGGGGGCTCAGCACCGTTAGCCTGTGACACGCTTAAGCCATCAGAGCCATCTCCTGCAGAAACAATGGTGGCAGGAGAGACATTTGAACCCAATGCGTCTTGGCCATTCAAACAAAATGGCTTAGCAATCTCTTCGTTGCAGGAGTCGCCTAGATCATCTTGTCCATCTCTGCAAAAAGGCTCCCTAGCCGACTCTGTTTGGCGGGAGTGGTCCATGTCATCTCTGTATCTGCAACTGGGCTCCTCAACAAGTTTTTCTGGGGATAAACCTAAATCTTCTCCATTCGCACTGCCAGGATTTTCAGATGGCTCTTTCTCTAATGAGCACTCTGGATCTTCTCCATTTCTGCAAACTGGCTTCCCAACGTGTGTCTTCTGGGATGCCAAGCCATCATTTGAACTCCGGGAAGTAGGTTTCTTGACTTGCTGTTGGGGCAAAGAGGAACTTCGGTCATTTTCGGAACTTCTTGAAATGGCTTTCCTAACTTGCCCTTGTTGGAATGAGGGGCTTCGATCATCCTCCGAATTTCTTGAAATGGCTTTTCTAACTTTCACTTGGTGGATTGAGGAACTTCGATCATCCTCCGAATTTCTGGATATGGATTTCTTAACTTGCTCTCCATGAAATGAGGAACTCAAATTGTTCTCTGAATTTCTGAAAATCGGTTTCTTAACTCGCTCTTTGTGGAATGAAGAACTTAAGTTGTTCTCTGAATTCCTAGAGACGGGTTTCTTCACTTGATCTCTGAAGCTTATGTCAGCTCCAGAAATTTTTGCATTTGGTCTCTTAATTTGCTCTTTACGGGTCAAAAAGTCTAGATCATCATCTGAATACCTCAAAACAGGCTTCTTAATTGGTCCTCTGTTGCACGGAATAGGTCCAACTTTCTGTTCACTCTTTACTTGGTTTTCTGTAGGTATGCCCTCGTCCCTAAGTTCTTGAAACTTCTTTCTTGCCAGCTCTTGTATGGAATGGGCCTGCATGAATAAGCATAGCACGAAACATTGAATCAGAAGTGATAAATGATGGTGCTGTAAGTGCGTCATTTTTCCAGAAAGGTGCTGCTAATGTACCTGTCTGAAGTAAACCGTATCAGGCGCATTGTACACCATTGCATTGCTGCAAATTAAGAAAACATCATCCTGCGATTTAAAGAAAAATATCATCAACTGCTCAACTATTATTATCGGTAAGGCACACAGTAATTGTGACAAACCTATAATACTCAAATACGACAAATGAATATTACTAAAATATAAATTATATTAGAAAAAACGTCAACTTCTGCTTAGGGTAGGATAGTATAATCACTAGCACAAACTTTAGCGCGGATCTCTAATGCAAGAGTTACATGCAAGATCTAACCATCTTCATTATGTGCACAAATTACAGGCAAACAAAAAATTAATCATAGGAATGTAAGTATAAGCATGTGATAAAGTAACTGGTGCACGCTATGTTGCTGCATTTGTTGGGCCTCATGAAAAAGTTCATGCTATCGTTTCGAGAGAGGAAAGAAGTTGACAATTCAAGGTATGGAGAACGCGTTCAAAGGTTGCTTCTAGCATTGGACTGGTCCTTGTAGGTGAAATTCACTCTCAGATAAATATAGTATATGAACTGAAATGACCCACCATCCCCAACTACAACATCCACTTTAGCGACAAATAAACGAATGGTGACTCCCCATTGGCAGCACTGGCTACATATACGACAAAACATTAATTCAAACCTAGAATTGCTCGAAGGAGCGATATGCACTCCTAGCAGCGCTAGCTACATATACGACAAAATATTAATTCTAACCTACAACATCCACTTTAGCAACAAAATCAACGAATGGCGACTCCCAAGTCCCCATTGGCAGCACTAGCTACATATCCGACAAAATATTAATTCCAACCTCAAATTGCTCGAACCAGCAATATGCATCCCCAACTACAACATCCACTTTAGCAAGAAATCAACAAATGACAACTCCCCATTGGCAGCACTAGCTACATATACGACAAGATATTAATTATAACCTCAAATTGCTCGAACCAGCAATATGCATCCCCAACTACAACATCCACTTTTGCAACAAATCAACGAATGGTGCATCCCCATTGGCAGCGCTAGCTACATATACGACAAGATAATAATTATAACCTCAAATTGCTAGAACCAGCAATATGCATCCCCAACTACAACATCCACTTCTGCAACAAATCAACGAATGGTGAATCCCCATTGGCAGCGCTAGCTACATATACGACGAAATATTAATTCTAACCTCGAATTGCTCGAACGAGCGATATGCATTCCTAGCAAGCTTCCTCTTGACGGTGCCGAAGTCCATTGGGTGCTCAATCACATCATTGTAGTCAGGCAACTGCGCCAATCAAAACAACCATGGCATCATCAACACTCAATACCACCCGTATGTCAGATTAGCATCTCCAACAAGCATGACGCACGAACAAACGCCCTCACCTCCTCCAGATCCACCGGCTCAGCAAACACACCGTACGTATCCTTCCTGCAGAATCAAACAGTAGCATAAGAAATCGAGCTCTTCAAATCATGAAAAAAGAACACTTGCACAAGTTGTAAAGCACGCACTTCTGCAGCTTGTCAAGAATCATATCCAGCGCCTGCCGGTCCGGCAGCGGCGTTGTCCTTGCCATCCCTAAATCCACCGGCAAAAaccaaaagaaaaaagaaaaaaattcattTCTTGGGGAAAGGGCGCTCAAAAGTCATAATCCCGTCACCAAAGATGAAGAGATCAGCAAAAAACAGAGAAATCTAACCTGGCACCGGGAGTCGCTTCGTCCGCGGCGCGCTGGCAGCGTCGCTCCTCCCAGCAACCTAAAATAAGAGCAGATCTCGCGTCACAACCAGCTGCAGAGTGAAGTAAAGACGAGGCCGAAGACGAATCGGGCAGGATGTTTCACCTCGCGACTGCGAGATCTGTCGTCGCGCGACTCGATCCGGCGCTTCTTGGGCGGCTTGACCTGCTCCTCGCCTccgccagccggccgctcctccCCCTCCGATGAGTCCGAGTAGGGAGGGGGAGGTGGGGCCCGGCGATGGTGCTGGTCCGGAGGAAGCTGGGAGAGCTTGACGACGAGCTTGAGCTTGCGCCGGCGGCGGTCGGAGGCGGAGGAGCCAGCCACGCCGCCTCCGTCGGAGTCGGAGCTGGACGGCTCCGGCGACGGCGCCCTCCGGTGCtgggggcggggcggcgacgaggagggcgaggagggGAAAGGGAAGAAGTCGTCGACGAGCGGGcgagaggacgcggcggcggcgcggcgcgggcggagcgagcggcgcggtggcggcgacggcgagcgGCAGCGCGACGACAGGACGTGGttcccgcccccgcccccgcctcCGCCTCCCCTCCGGCGCGCGGGGTAGCTCCTCTCCGGCTCCGGCGACGGCGACCGCGGCatggctgctgctgctgctgccgtccTCTTCTTGGCCTCCTTGGGGTTTGGTTCTGGTCTGGCTACGCTTTTTTTCTACGGCTGCTTTTGTTTGTTTAATTCTATCGCTTGCGTCTGCCTGTGTCCTTCTCTCTCCTCCCTTcctctccctttctctctctTCCCCACGCACACACACTCacacgcactctctctctctatctatccctatcttctctctctcctctaGCGACTTGCACCAACCACTACGGCCATTAGTCTAACTTTTGCCGCAGCCGcgcgccctctctctctctcctccgaCGTGAAGAGATGATGGGCGTGTGTGGGCTTGGTCCATGGAAAGCCGGAATTATTGCCCATTGAATTGGTGGGGCTGACCGACTGCGGACACTGTTGACACAGTGCTCCAAATTTAAACACTATGCATCGGGCAAAAAACACTTGGATATGGGCATTATCCTAAAGTAGCAACTTACTTTATGAAGCGTTATTTGTCTTGTTATTTTTCCTGAAATTTGAAGTTTGGGGCATAATTTGACCTAAGAACTTGTGGCAAGAAGATTTAAAATTATTGGATTGTACACTAAAAATGAATGACTTCTTAAATATTGAAGTGATTGTGCAACATTTTTTGAAATAAACAATGCTTTGGAGTAGTAGTACATGGTGCAATCAGGAATGAAATAAAACATCTATCATATGTTAATTAGTTCAATGATAGTCTCTTTGGTCCATACTAAGCTTTTTCGCATTAATTTTTTTACTTTAAAACACTATTGTAAATAACTTTTGTGATAGCTGACATAGCTATAGTTCTGACCTATGCCGTGAAAAAAGTGATTTAAAATCTTGCATGGCATTGCTAAATGCTAGATTGCGTCCCTCTTGCCGTTTTGCTTTAATAGACCAGAAGTCAACATCGCTCGCTCACCATTTGTGCTTAGACTTCAAAAAGATCCACTCATGTACGTAATGTATACTATGCGTGTATCCTGCAAAACCATATGTTGTTTAGACTGGAAATTTAATCATTTTTTCGGCCAAAAAAACCACTCTTGTACTTAACGTGTACAGTGCTAACATTTAGTAACTAATTTTTTTGAAAAGGGGGACtctccggcctctgcatcagaacgatgcatacggccatatTTATAATTAGCGCATGAGATCAATGATTTAAATTGCTAAGCCAAGCTATGTCACTTTGCAACGCTTAGCCTAGCTACCATCGCTATAGTGCCCCAGAGACGATCATTACGTGAAATCGAACGGCTCGGAAGGCTGATGGCCTGAGGGAGCTCCTAGGTTGCCCGGTTATAATGCTTTAAAATACCTGAGATATTTGGTATAGCCCGTTATCAAATGTAGCCAAGCTATTATCTTATTAGTGTACGGGAGCCAAAATAGCACGTAATCATCTGTATCATAAAATTAGCCCATGATGACCATGTATATATCTAAATAATATGAAAAAAATAAACCCTAATAATGTAGTGTCCAATCTTTCTTTGAAGGCAATTTTACCTTGGAGCTTCGACATTGCTGGCGAGAGCTTGAAGACGGCTCCCACAGACACTCACGTTGTGCAATCAGGAATGAAATAAAACATCTATCATATGTTAATTAGTTCAACGATAGTCTCTTTGGTCCATACTAAGCTTTTTCGCATTAATTTTTTTACTTTAAAACACTATTGTAAATAACTTTTGTGATAGCTGACATAGCTATAGTTCTGACCTATGCCGTGAAAAAAGTGATTTAAAATCTTGCATGGCATTGCTAAATGCTAGATTGCGTCCCTCTTGCCGTTTTGCTTTAATAGACCAGAAGTCAACATCGCTCGCTCACCATTTGTGCTTAGACTTCAAAAAGATCCACTCATGTACGTAATGTATACTATGCGTGTATCCTGCAAAACCATATGTTGTTTAGACTGGAAATTTTATCATTTTTTCGGCCAAAAAAACCACTCTTGTACTTAACGTGTACAGTGCTAACATTTAGTAACTAATTTTTTTGAAAAGGGGGACtctccggcctctgcatcagaacgatgcatacggccatatTTATAATTAGCGCATGAGATCAATGATTTAAATTGCTAAGCCAAGCTATGTCACTTTGCAACGCTTAGCCTAGCTACCATCGCTATAGTGCCCCAGAGACGATCATTACGTGAAATCGAACGGCTCGGAAGGCTGATGGCCTGAGGGAGCTCCTAGGATGCCCGGTTATAATGCTTTACCGCTATAGTGCCCCAGAGACGATCATTACGTGAAATCGAACGGCTCGGAAGGCTGATGGCCTAAGGGAGCTCCTAGGGTGCCCGGTTATAATGCTTTAAAATACCTGAGATATTTGGTATAGCCCGTTATCAAATATAGCCAAGCTATTATATTATTAGTGTACGGGAGCCAAAATAGCACGTAATCATTTGTATCATAAAATTAGTCCATGATGACCATGTATATATCTAAATAATATGAAAAAAATAAACCCTAATAATGTAGTATCCAATCTTTCTTTAAAGGCAATTTTACCTTGGAGCTTCGACATTGCTGACGAGAGCTTGAAGACGGCTCCCAAGGACACTCACGTTGTGCAATCAGGAATGAAATAAAACATCTATCATATGTTAATTAGGTCAACGATAGTCTCTTTGGTCCATACTAGGCTTTTTCGCATTAATTTTTTTACTTTAAAACACTATTGTAAATAACTTTTGTGATAACTAACATAGCTATAGTTCTGACCTATGCCGTGAAAAAAATGATTTAAAATCTTGCATGGCATTGCTAAATGCTAGATTGCGTCCCTCTTGCCGTTTTGCTTTAATAGACCAGAAGTCAACATCGCACGCTCACCATTTGTGCTTAGACTCCAAAAAGATC contains:
- the LOC125537263 gene encoding uncharacterized protein LOC125537263 yields the protein MPRSPSPEPERSYPARRRGGGGGGGGGNHVLSSRCRSPSPPPRRSLRPRRAAAASSRPLVDDFFPFPSSPSSSPPRPQHRRAPSPEPSSSDSDGGGVAGSSASDRRRRKLKLVVKLSQLPPDQHHRRAPPPPPYSDSSEGEERPAGGGEEQVKPPKKRRIESRDDRSRSREVAGRSDAASAPRTKRLPVPGMARTTPLPDRQALDMILDKLQKKDTYGVFAEPVDLEELPDYNDVIEHPMDFGTVKRKLARNAYRSFEQFEDDVFLICSNAMVYNAPDTVYFRQAHSIQELARKKFQELRDEGIPTENQVKSEQKVGPIPCNRGPIKKPVLRYSDDDLDFLTRKEQIKRPNAKISGADISFRDQVKKPVSRNSENNLSSSFHKERVKKPIFRNSENNLSSSFHGEQVKKSISRNSEDDRSSSIHQVKVRKAISRNSEDDRSPSFQQGQVRKAISRSSENDRSSSLPQQQVKKPTSRSSNDGLASQKTHVGKPVCRNGEDPECSLEKEPSENPGSANGEDLGLSPEKLVEEPSCRYRDDMDHSRQTESAREPFCRDGQDDLGDSCNEEIAKPFCLNGQDALGSNVSPATIVSAGDGSDGLSVSQANGAEPPESTAADGCSDKDISSPVDEVRSEKTDDTSARDYSAKPSQKLFVVDETRRKTYHEHEDQPSSDSDLIFDAFCAEPKELISVGLHAEHSYARSLARFAGSLGAQGWRIASERIQQTLPAEVRFGRGWVGEYEPPLPPILVMQDQLRSQVSSDTNMQRNASVPRDNERLRPTESINSKDMSLSLLNRITTGNNVIGVTGSLESPELKPRLFGISAEPQHRNTDALPLHNKHRASRNTVKTKRATNDQVRKGRHSSNACPPEVQPQRSECSKGASSSVLDVPAVNKMAGHRPFFQPPEAVRAHQMKKSDSSQSAQSTKGPGVHDMLSPNNGIGHPKPFFQSQEPVAPQPKNEATWVYHGRPGDAKFGTSEKSRQTSNIGFITKNEPVNVNGFAMNASSQNNISDHAKSMVPTVVPGQVNVSNRGFDASRNIFSAFPTAVRENQCIPSAPVAQSWISFGASSENKPTIVSPNFNDGNSGWKMPFANVRTCDETKISAVPQFFRQPVQVPRESPGQNKGLVIFPQLVQTDFSRSQGQSQWQGLVPHMQQKPNMDMLRPDLNIGFPSPGSPPARQSSGINLEAQQPDLALQL